A stretch of DNA from Halobacillus litoralis:
CTCCTCCGAAATACCACCGGAGTGCATGCGCGACCGTCCAACTATAGCTCCAATTTCCACTTCCATACCACCAGCCTCTTGTACGGTTCGGTGCTCCCCATGGTGTCGCTCCACCTGCTCGTATACACTGGGACACATAATTCGTACAATCCACATCGAAACTTCTATACGCTGGATTGTAGCTGTCCCACCACCGGTCAGCATAGCGAACAGCTTCTCTGCGATTGTAAGTGAATCGTGATAGTTCTCGATCCTGCCCCGTCGCAAAATCCATAGGCAAGGACTTAGTCATTTCGTTTCCTTCAAACATCTCTGTCCTTACTTTGTGGTCCATTAACTCTTCCCCCATAAACTTCGCATATCCATGATAGTGACCTTCTTCTAGGAAAGCATATCGTCCTGACTTGATAAGCAGGGATAAGGTTAAAAGATACTGTATGTGCGTTTGATCTTCATAAGCGACTCGGTGGTAAGGATGTATGTTAAAGGTCAGGCGCTGAAGGCGCTGCCCGCGCTCCTCAATGCCGTCTACTTTTTTTCTTAACCAGAGATGGTCTTCCTGTTCGAACAATCGATCCATGATTCTTTCCCAATAGACTTGCAGTTGATATGTATGACTCATGCCACTCCCCTCCTTTTACATCATATGAAAAGTAAAGAAGGACATGAACATCAAAAAAGCAGCCTCCATTTGATGGAGCCTGCTTTAGTGGTTTTGTTTAATGGTTTGGTGCTCTTTTTCAAATTCCAATAGTTTCTGCTTTTTATCTAAACCGCCGGCATAACCGACCAACTTGCCGTTACTTCCGATAATCCGGTGGCAGGGGACAATAATGGAAAAGGGGTTTTGGTTCACCGCTCCTCCTACAGCTCTGATCGCTTTCGGAGCATGCATGGAAGAGGCAATATCCTTGTAGGATCTGGTCTCCCCGTACGGAACATGGTGGAGAAGCGTCCTCCATACTTGACGTTGAAAATCTGTGCCGTAGCAGTTTAATGGCACATGAAATTCGTTCCTATGTCCTTCAAAGTAGTCGGAAAGTTCTTGCTTCGTTTGTGCTACATATTTGTGATCGGGGTCATACACCAGTTCACCTTTGAGAAAATGCTTCTTTTTCCAAGATTGATAGGTAGCGAGCCGGTCTTCATAATGACCATAGTCAATTCGGCAGACGCCTTCGTCATTCGCTAGTACAGTCATTGGGCCCAAAGGAGTTTCGAAAGTGTCATAGTATAAGAACGATTGATGGTTCATATTCAACCCCTTCTTCTTTAACAGTTTTTTCTATTATACAAAAGCTTTCTTGTATTGAAAAGGTACATTTGGTTACTGTTCTTGAAATTGATTGCCCTTTTCCATTTCGAAAAGCACTTGTTCATCCTTTTCTCTTCCCATCGCTTCTTCGATAGCTGCGTAGCATTCCGGTTTTCCAATTTTCCCAAGTCCCCAGGCAGCCGTTCCACGAATGACAGGACGTGGGTCTTCCTTCATCAAACGAATGAGCTCATCAATCGCTGTCTCGTCACGGTAATGCGCTAGCGCAAGAATGGCGTTTCGTTGAATTGGCTTTTTTCCACGCCATGAACCTGAAATGAAACCGAATTTATCTTTGAATTGTCGGTTCGAAATAGAAAGCAACGGGGTCAACTTTGGTTTGACGATCTCCGGATCAGGTTCGAATTCTTCATGATTATGAAAATCCTTCTTCCGGTTTTTTGGGCAGACGGTCTGGCACGTATCACAGCCATAAAGACGATTACCGATTTTCGTCCGGAATTCATCCGGCAAAAAATCCTTCGTCTGTGTTAAAAATGCGATGCAGCGATTAGCATTCAATTGGCCGCCTTGGACGAGAGCATCCGTTGGGCACGCATCGACACAGATGTTGCAGTCTCCGCAACTGTCATCGACCGGTTCATCTGGTGCAAAAGGTATGTTCGTTACCAGCTCTCCAAGATATACATATGAACCAAACTCAGGAGTGATCACGGCACAATTTTTCCCACTAAAACCAATGCCCGCCCGTTCAGCTACCGCGCGGTCTGAGAGCTCTCCCGTGTCGACCATGGACTTCAATTCCACCTCTGGGAATTTTTCTTGTATAAATGCTCCTAAACGATGAAGGCGATCACGAACAACATCATGATAATCCTGTCCCCAGGAAGCGCGGCAGAAGATTCCCCGCCGTTCGCCTTTTTTACTTTTAGGAGCATCATGCATTTTTGAAGGATAAGCCAGGGCGATGGAAATAATGGATTGAGCACCGGGAAGCAGCCGGCCGGGCTCCGTCCGCTCTTGAACAGACCCTTTTTCAAAGCCGGACTGATAACCAAGTTCCTCCTGACGTTTCAGACGCGCTTTTAACTCACCAAAAACGTCGGCGGAAGCAAACCCGATTTTATCAATTCCAATTTCTTTACTATATGCAATGACTTCCTCTTTGAATTGATGAAAATCCACCCTGACGCACCTCCTTTCTATCTTAAATCTTTCACTTTTGCTGTCCGGATCCGGTTCAGCGTAGCTGCAATTTCAAAACGTCTCGGTCTAGCCAACTCACCTGGATGCTGGTCTTTGAACGGAGCAAAGGAAGCGAGCCCTTCTTGATCCAATTGATGTTCAATCCTATCAAGTAGTTCATGAAGAGAACCCCCATGCTTCAGCACGCCTTTTTTATCTAAATGAAGCAGTAAATCAGCAATCATCCTTGTCTGAGATGCATCTACGAGCTGTTCTACATGATCTAACGAGACGTCTTCACGGCCCATCAAAATCTTGTGCATTCCTTTGGCCTGGACCTTTTCTTTCTTTCCTTTACGAGTTTGTAAGCTTTGAGGTAAGAAGGAACGTATCGGCACAGCTCCAAAGGCATCATCATCCGATTCCAAGCGGCCATTTGGGTACTTACTTGCGATTTGTTTCGCTTTTTCCGTAACATTATGAGGAATATACTGATCCATCATGATGACCTCATCAGCAACTTGAAAGTAATCCCCAGAACCACCCATAACAAGAATTGTAGAAACTTCCAATTCATCGCGCATCTGTTTAATTTTATCGATGAACGGGGTGATTGGTTCTTTCTCCTTCACAACAAGCTCCTGCATGCGCTCATCCCTAATCATAAAGTTTGTGGCACTCGTATCTTCATCAATCAGCAAGCTCGATGCACCAGCCTCAAGGGCTTCAATGACATTCGCAGCTTGTGACGTACTACCACTGGCATTCTCCGTTGAAAACCTTGTCGTATCTGTTCCATGTGGAAGGTTTTTAATGAATGGAGAGATGTCGACTGTGGATACTTGACGGCCATCTTCCGCTCTCACTTTCACAGCAGAAGGATCTGTCAGCACATACTCCCGGCCATCCCCTTCGATATGAGGATACACGCCACGCTCCATCGCATTCAACAGGGTACTTTTACCATGATAACCGCCTCCGACGATTAATACAATTCCACGCTTTAAGGCCATACCTGTAATCGGCTCATTCCTGTGCGGAAGGTCAATGGTCACTCGATTTGATTCAGGGCTTTCAAAAGGGACAGCGTCCTGCATAGGCCTTTGACTAATGCCACTCTCTCGAGGAAGAACCGCTCCGTCAGCAACGAACGAAATCCAATCATTCTTCTTCATTTCATCAAGGATCGTTTGATGTTGGTCGGCAAGTTGGCAAACCGATTCCATTTCTTTATCTTTTATAGCAAAAACAGATTGGTTCATAATCTCTGGAAGAATGGAAAAGAAAAGCTTTTCTGCTTGTCTCCCATTAATCCGCCTACCATTAGCCGGCAGGCCAACCGTTAGACAGACCGTCAGATCCTCGGCATCTAAAGAAACGGACGTTCGTTCCAGAATTTCCTGTCCCGGTTGATCAATCGCGATCATGCCACTTTTACCAGAACCTTTGACACTGGTTTGAGTTTTATGAATGGTCTTCGCAACCACCCGCGTTATTTGATCCTCTGCATAATACTTCCTGCGGGAATTCCCCTTCCACTCCGGAGCAATCCTCCGCTCAGAATCCGGAATACGGATGCGGATTTTAGAAGGAGCCGCAAAAGGATCTCCTTGAACATAATCAATCATCAAATCATATCTCGTAAATGAATACGTCCCTTGAATTTGTTTATAGGCTTTATAGCTTTTTCCATCGATTTGTTTCAAATGCTGCTGTAACTTTTTCATCCTGGATTCCTCCCTCAAACGAATAGGTCTATTATAGGGTTTATCCAATTTTCATCAATAAAAAACGCAATGCTTCGTTACCCATTTAACGAAACACTGCGTTGGTTCACATAAGTATAAAATAATAGCATTGGAGCGGGTGAAGGGAATCGAACCCTCGTCATCAGCTTGGAAGGCTGAGGTTTTACCATTAAACTACACCCGCATAAATTAAAATCATTATTCTTGTTTTACTGAGGTCGAATCATTGTACCAGTTGTTCGGACAACTCTTATCGTTTACATTTGTAATCATAACATTCGAAATCTAGCGACGCAACATGAAATTTACGATTTTTTGTCGAAAATTAATTTCCCCTTAACTTTAACAGTTTAATATAGATGTTTTCATATATTATTCCAATTAAAGGCTGTCTCTAAACCCTCTCTCGTTCTTCACGGTACTATTCCTTAGACCTGAAGTTTTGGTATGTGGATGGGGTTGGAGAGGGATGACTTCCGCCCCTCCCACACTCCACCAAGATTAAAGTACGAATACACTTTCCAGAAAAGTTAACCATTAAAGATTCATAACTCCCCAAAAACCGTATCAACGATTTTTAGTGTTTCAACTTTTCTTAGACTGATACACATAGATCATGGAGAACACTAGAAAAGCAATCAAGTGAATAGAGTCAATGAACAGTTTGAAGAGATCAACTAACGTAGTGGAATCCATAGGTTTCACCCCCAACAAGCATTTTAGCTGTGGTTCTGCTAAACATGTTGCTGTAGACAATAGAGCAGTTTGAGTGAGAGGACTTTTTTAAGAGATAGTGAGAAGAAGCTTTCCCTTATGGTCCCTCGTAATCTCATTTTTATACGATGCAGAAATCAACATTTAAAAATAAGGAAATACTACTAATGCCATCCTTATCCTTTTTATCAACGTAAAAAGAAACCGAGATGCTGCACCTCGGTTTCTGGATATTTAAATCTATTTTCCTTTTATAAGATCACCGTACTCTTCAATGCAGCGATTAAATGTTCAAAGTCTTCATCAACTTGCCTGCGAACATCATCCCGTTTGTAATCTTTGTTTTGCTCTTTGGAGTTTTCTGGTTCTATCAAAAGTGTACGTCCCTCCATAAAGGTGATTTCTATCTTACGTGGAGGCGTGTTTTCAGACAAACTGTAGTCTTCAAAGTATTCCTTCATAGAAATAATACGATCTGTAAACAAGGTTTCTTTTTTCAAAGCCATGTCCTGGGATAGGCTGAGCACCGTTAACGTCCGGTCGTTACGATTCACAATAAACAGTTGTTGTTGATCAGAATCGATGACCTCTAATAAACGATATTGGTCTGATTCAAATAACTCTTCCGTAAACTCAAGAATTGCCGCCGTTTTCAAATGACTTAACTCTTCCGTACCCAATCTTTCTTTAAGATGGATGGACATGTATGTGTAACCTCCTTAATAATTTGTTCATTTTACTCATCCCCCTTACCTTGTAGATAAAAACCTAAAATGAGAAAAATAAACAAATTTTACCATGACAAAAAAGGGGGTGGGGTTCCGAATGGCTGATTCATTCGACAAACCCTCCTTCTACATATGTAGATAGAGAATACAAATATAAGGGCACCGACTCATTTATATTTGAAATTAGGCGGATATCCACTTCATTAAAATTATTACAGCCGCTCTGAAAGAACTTTAAAAGACTCAACCGCTTCTTTGTAATAAGTAAACTGACGATTTTGAATCGTTTGCTCCAGT
This window harbors:
- a CDS encoding amidase domain-containing protein, whose protein sequence is MSHTYQLQVYWERIMDRLFEQEDHLWLRKKVDGIEERGQRLQRLTFNIHPYHRVAYEDQTHIQYLLTLSLLIKSGRYAFLEEGHYHGYAKFMGEELMDHKVRTEMFEGNEMTKSLPMDFATGQDRELSRFTYNRREAVRYADRWWDSYNPAYRSFDVDCTNYVSQCIRAGGATPWGAPNRTRGWWYGSGNWSYSWTVAHALRWYFGGARKGLTATEVSSADQLSPGDVICYDFQGDGRFDHNTFVVKKDANGMPLVNAHTSNSRHRYWAYEDSTAYTPEIQYKFYKIDG
- a CDS encoding methylated-DNA--[protein]-cysteine S-methyltransferase gives rise to the protein MNHQSFLYYDTFETPLGPMTVLANDEGVCRIDYGHYEDRLATYQSWKKKHFLKGELVYDPDHKYVAQTKQELSDYFEGHRNEFHVPLNCYGTDFQRQVWRTLLHHVPYGETRSYKDIASSMHAPKAIRAVGGAVNQNPFSIIVPCHRIIGSNGKLVGYAGGLDKKQKLLEFEKEHQTIKQNH
- the queG gene encoding tRNA epoxyqueuosine(34) reductase QueG, producing MDFHQFKEEVIAYSKEIGIDKIGFASADVFGELKARLKRQEELGYQSGFEKGSVQERTEPGRLLPGAQSIISIALAYPSKMHDAPKSKKGERRGIFCRASWGQDYHDVVRDRLHRLGAFIQEKFPEVELKSMVDTGELSDRAVAERAGIGFSGKNCAVITPEFGSYVYLGELVTNIPFAPDEPVDDSCGDCNICVDACPTDALVQGGQLNANRCIAFLTQTKDFLPDEFRTKIGNRLYGCDTCQTVCPKNRKKDFHNHEEFEPDPEIVKPKLTPLLSISNRQFKDKFGFISGSWRGKKPIQRNAILALAHYRDETAIDELIRLMKEDPRPVIRGTAAWGLGKIGKPECYAAIEEAMGREKDEQVLFEMEKGNQFQEQ
- a CDS encoding ABC-ATPase domain-containing protein, whose protein sequence is MKKLQQHLKQIDGKSYKAYKQIQGTYSFTRYDLMIDYVQGDPFAAPSKIRIRIPDSERRIAPEWKGNSRRKYYAEDQITRVVAKTIHKTQTSVKGSGKSGMIAIDQPGQEILERTSVSLDAEDLTVCLTVGLPANGRRINGRQAEKLFFSILPEIMNQSVFAIKDKEMESVCQLADQHQTILDEMKKNDWISFVADGAVLPRESGISQRPMQDAVPFESPESNRVTIDLPHRNEPITGMALKRGIVLIVGGGYHGKSTLLNAMERGVYPHIEGDGREYVLTDPSAVKVRAEDGRQVSTVDISPFIKNLPHGTDTTRFSTENASGSTSQAANVIEALEAGASSLLIDEDTSATNFMIRDERMQELVVKEKEPITPFIDKIKQMRDELEVSTILVMGGSGDYFQVADEVIMMDQYIPHNVTEKAKQIASKYPNGRLESDDDAFGAVPIRSFLPQSLQTRKGKKEKVQAKGMHKILMGREDVSLDHVEQLVDASQTRMIADLLLHLDKKGVLKHGGSLHELLDRIEHQLDQEGLASFAPFKDQHPGELARPRRFEIAATLNRIRTAKVKDLR